DNA sequence from the Vicia villosa cultivar HV-30 ecotype Madison, WI linkage group LG3, Vvil1.0, whole genome shotgun sequence genome:
ctagtgaaggaaaaaaaatacaacattcTTTGTGAAGGAACTACCTTGTTATTAATCAATACACATTATTACAAATAAGAAAGAAATTTATAGGGAGATAATAATTCATTATTCATAATAGTCCTCCTTGATGTTTGTTCAGGATATggctcgttaaaaccttactagaaaaaatccagtgggaaaaaatctagtgtaggaaaaagagtacaatttcttttaagaaaaattcatttctccccccttacctcaaCGAATTCATTTCTCCCTCTCAGCTGAACGATTATTTCATTGAGAATTTTTTGCACATTGTTTCATATCAATTCAGAAACATTTCTCACTCATTCAtaaaacacttgagcactattatataaTTGTAAATTGCTtgtttgaaagagaagatcaatcctagtgattgataaATATTCATCTACTTTCGTTACTTAAATAATTTTTAGATTTGGTTGTAATagcttgttgtccaggattgttggatacaagagagtgaaaaagaaagaactatTTTCTTTGTCTACTTGATTGGTTTGTatatcttgttgtccaggattgttagaagcaagagagttgagtttgagaggattgttctcatttcaacttggTTGATCATaaaaggattgttcttggtgattGTGTTGGTCTTGTATGAGTCTTAACAATactaaaatctctttcatgttgaaaaagGACTAGAGTACTCTCGGATTATGACGGAAACCAAGATACATCCTTgtgttttttattgttttcagCACTTTATCATTTTCATAAACACTTTCAAACTAGAAAAATAAAGCAACATAccactaaaataaaaaattgaccaGAGCTCCAAGATAATATTCCTATTTAAGCATAGCCTCCCAAGTCTTGGTTTTTGTCTCAGATGAAATTGCCTCAGATAAACATACAAAGCatttctttgggtgtttcaaatatataatttataattgatgatctcataagtatcaactaTATATTTAACTTTAGacatctaaagaatggatcttcatgTCCATtgtctttttatgaacatatttattacatgatattcaatatcaattttaacaatATATGTGATACATATACATGAATTTCTAAATAATCCAAAAAACAAGATATTAGtctaattaattgagaaaataatttcacaaacttttggttgtgagtagaaacatatgcatgatcttttagtcgatgcaacaattaatatcataaaaattcaaattctcaaatttttctttggaaacatacaaatttattGCATTGAAGAAACTTATGGTTCTTCAAAACTAATTCTCGCATCATAGTAGATTTGAGATGATCCAACTGATTTTGCCAACAACACATTTCAGTGTGTTGTGGTTACAATAATacatatatgtattttaattattctaaattgttTGAATAAACTCTATGATTTTCTAATAAATAAATCTTCATAAACCATACatacatattttatttgatttaattgttataaattaaatctaaatttatttcataataatattattcAAGTCACACACATTAAGTCAAAAGAACTCTATGAATCAACCCTAttttatattgtcaaaatattttaaaaaacataaatattagCTATTTTTAGTTATAAACACTAAATGATTTTATAATAAAAGGTaagtaatttattaaattatttccaTGAAATTATATAAAAACATTAAATTTCATTAATTAAGTTATGGTAAGTTAATTATGGTTTTATGTTAATACTATTTAACCATACGTGTCATAAATATGGACAGGGTTAATTTGgatgtagtattatgatttttcTCAAGTTTATATaatgaaatattttaattatattctaGGGTTTAAATGAAGTAGAAAATAAACGAGCGCCATATTCAAAAAGAATAAATAACAAAACCCAAGCTCCGCCAAATTTCAAGTCTAAAATAACTACTATAAAACATAAggcttattcaaattcaaatctcaatcaTAACTACAAATTTGTATCTCTTTCTCATTGTGTTTCAGTAAACTATAGCCGTAGAGAGAAATGGAGAGTGGTGGCTCAATGAAAAGAACAACCAGCAATGAATCACCTTTTACTCCTCTTGATCCAAAAAGGCCGAGAGTTGTTTCGGATGAAATTCCAGATGTTCCTCCTGCTTTTCGGCCTATAACTCCAGATGTTCCTCCTGGTTTTCGGCCTATAACTCCAGATGTTCCTCCTGGTTTTCTGCCTATACAGATTTCCAATTTGGATGAGCCAGTTTGTAACCGAAGAACCAATGCCAAACGTGACAATCAACATATTGATGAGCCTTACGTATCCGACATCTCCGAATATCTTCGCATGATGGAGGTAATCTATTACTGCCATCTCTGTTATATCATTGCGTAATTTCTGTGTCTTTAAATTAATGTCTTCTTGCTTGTTTCTCAGATCGAGGAAAAACGAAAACCGGCTATTGATTACATTGAAAGAGTTCAGAGATGCATGATGACTACAAACATGAGAGAAAAATTGGTTGATTGGCTAGTTGAGGTTGCAGATGTATACAAACTTTTACCAGAAACTCTTCATCTAGCTGTTTCCTATATTGACAGATTCCTATCTATCCAATCTCTCAATACATCCAAGCTTCAGTTGCTTGGGATTTCTGCTATGCTCATTGCGTCGTAAGAtctcaacaatatttttttttccaTCAAAATTATCAACGTTTTCTTTGTTTGCTTAAGCATtaaaatttcatgacttttaaaTATGCAGCAAGTATGAAGAAGTCAATCCAACAAGAGCGGTACAGTTCTGCCAAATTACTACCTATGAACTGCATGAGGTATCACACTCATTTCTCTACTTTTTAGTCAAATTTTCTATAGTTTTATTCTCTGTTGCTTTGTTTCTCATAATTATTGCTTTTAATGTAGGTTTTAGAAATGGAAGCTCGCATACTCAAGTCCCTAAATTATGAAATGGGAAACCCTAATGTCATCACATTTTTAAggcatggatttttttttttcatatcttaAATTTGAATATCTAAACTTTGCTGTACTGATTATATTAATCATTTGCCATTTGGTTTGTTTTACTTCAGGACGTTTGCTGTGATTGCTTGTGAGAATCAAACGGTAAGTTGAAATGTTGTTTTATTACTAGTCGATAACGTCTAATGTTTTCAAAGTGATATTAATTATTGTTGGTTTTTGTTTGCAGACTTCCCATTCCCAGTTTAAATATTTGTGCAACTATCTTGCCGATTTGAGCCTGCTTGACTACGAGTGTCTACAATTTAAGCCTTCTACATTGGCTGCCTCCGTTATATTTCTGGCCAAATTTATTATCCGGCCTCGAGTAAATCCTTGGGTAAATATTTAATGTTATGGACTATAATCTAGTATTTCGATGTACTTAATATTTTCTTGCCAAATTTATTATCTGGCCTAGATTACATGTTTGATGTTAGAGACTATAATCTATTTGATTGTCTAAAAGGATAGTATTTCAATGTACTTAATGTTTTGAATCTATTGCAGACTTTGTCCCTCCATGAATCTTTGGGTTATGGATCTGATGATTTGGAAGATTGTGCTACCATTCTACATGATTTGTATTTGTCAAGAAGGGCAGCATCCTTGAAAACTGTCCGTGACAAATACAAGCGGAGCAAGGTGATATTTTCGACTTTTTGTTGCAGTAATTTTTAGTATTGCAAGTGTATTGACATGAAATCATTCCCTGGAACAGTACAAATGTGTAGCAAACTTGTCTTCCCCGCCTGAGCTGCCAGAAAGTTACTTTGAAGATGTTCATGCCTTCTACCAGTGCAATGGAGGCGCGAACATCACGACAGACGATGAGTGGGATTGAGCATGGTGGTTAGGGAAGATAACAGTGAAAGGATGTTGTGGCCGCTACATAGAGATGCAAGGGTTTCGATGATGCCATAACTAGTGAAGCTAAGTCCATGATCAAGTCAATATGGATTTAAGTACCATAGATGATCGTATCAGTAAGGTTCAATAAGTCTTACGATGAAGTGCATCACTGGAAATGAAAGCCGCTTGGGGAAAGGATGATATACCACTTGGGGAAATAAAGTGACTCATGTTAAATTAAAAAGTTCCATACTGATTGTAATAAAATATGGCCAATGGAACATCCTTGTAACATTCTAGTGATCCAAACATTCTTGCAtcgttattttttaatttttatttgaattgttattaatcaaacatttttatttgaaatataattaaaaattaagttacacaaataataataaaaatcttaCCATTAATAATAAGTAGGGCGTGCGCGTTTCTTTTTGTGAACAACTTTATCCAAATTTGGCACAACATTCTTGAAAATAATGTTGTTCTGTTGATTCCAAATGCACCAACAAGTTGCAAGCTAAAAAGCTCCCACTCTTTTAATTGGACACTCTCCGTGCAAATTGTCCATCATCTTCTCAAAATGATTGCAACACCTATTTTCACCATTTATCTCTACATTCAGCCAACTCTGTATCTTAAGAATGTTAATGCCTAGATTTTATTCTCATCAATTTGTTTGGTAAATAATTAaggtttttagaaatattttataatttaatttaatttgtaattttaaaaatataaaataatatgttGAGATAATATGAAAGCCGACAATTATTGTTTATTTTCATAAGAATATATGATTCTCACCCTTTGACAcgagaataaatattttaaattccaTCCGTAGATTTCAAAGTATTTTTTTCTTTCCTCTTTACGAAGCAAATGAATAATTATTACCTGCCTCAAGTTCTCATAAATCATTTTTCTAGCACCGAAACAAACAGACCCATAGATCTATAGACTTGTCATAAATCTAGTTTTGTTTTTGTAGGCATCTCTGTTTCATTATACTTTATAATTTATAGATTACATGGATTAGaatgatgttttttttataagaaatgatGCATTAGCGGCATGAGTACAAGAGACATTTGAGAAAATGAGGCATAAGGAGTACTAACTCTgggacaaaaacaacaaaaaaaaaacacaaggaaATACACAACGAAACAACTCAACACAAActgtaaaagaaaaaagaggaaaacCACATAAGTCAGAATTCCGACTGAGTTACTCTCTTGAATCCAAGGACACCTGCACAAACAACAATCCACAAAATTACAAGAACACATTCACGGAAGGACGAAGCAACTCACCCCGCTACTAGTTCAAAAATATGATAGGAATCGTTTGATTGGCACAGAGACCTCGCCTAGAGTGGTTCCTCACAAAGGTATTACTATCTAATGAGTATTCGTTATGGCGGTAATATTTTAAAACAGGATTTGTGACTCTAGGGACCTTTTATTTAGAACCGTGAACACGTTATTATGACTGATGGTTGTGTAGTGTTAACCTTCGAGATGTAGGTCTCACTTGGTTGATGCAAAGAACTTATTCAGAATATATTCTTTTGGAGGTATTACTGTCTATTGAGCAGTCGTTATGCTGGTAATATTTTCAAATAGGATATATGATTTTGAGAACTTTATCTAGAACCTTGGAGTCGATGGTTATATAGTGTTGAACTTCAAGATGTAAGACTCTTTTTGGTTTATGCAAAGACCTTACCTAGAAGAGACCCTCTACAGGGTATTGTACTTTTACGAGTATTCATTATGGTGACAGTATTTTCAAACAAGATCCATAACTCTAGGAACTTTCTTAAACCCTAGAGCCTACTTTTGAGGGGAATACTGGTTGGATATCACTCATAATCCTTCTACCATGAGAAACTATACGCAGAATTTTTGAAACCACCTGATGCATACCTTTGTGCATCCACGTATAGCATAACGTTGCATTTCATAAAAGTCATTTTGCACATAGAAAAACGCATTCAATTCCTTTCCACTATTTCTATCCAAAGCAAGCTGATTACCCGACCCTCGCTTAGAACTTGAAGCGTGTCTTGAAAAGCTATGGGTAAACTCAAGCAAGGCTTGCAAGCCATTTGAAAATTGTTAAGAGATGAGGCCAACCATTTGAAAAACAAGATGGGCCTGGCCATAAGAGGTAGCTTCGGAGTGCGCTATTTAGTTTCGTTGAATCTAGTGGGTCTTGCTTTGATATGTAACATCGGGATTGGGATCAATTAGTTGTGAACCTTGAGCATTTTGTTATTTCGAAGATTTTGTATTACTTTTATAATCACGAAGTATGATGATTTTATCGATGTTTGAACTACATTTCATGGTAATGATTAATTTATGAATAagtttcaaataaatatttattcccCCGCGGAGtttgaaataatttgattaaTGGTCCTAAAGATGCTATTTatctttaaatgttttacaacccGTGTTACAGAGCATGATTAATTGTTATGTGAGGTTTTATGAAGATGTGACTTTCTTGCTTTgctttatgtttatttatttattaaaaatatttatgaaaatcgTGGGGTTTTATAAGGGTGTTACACAAACTGTGGTAGGTTCTTCAACAACTCTTGCTACCTCATCAACATAATGTAGAACAACAACAGCAGCATCTCCAATGTATTCAGTATCAGTATTATCAACAGACCCAACATTATTTTGATCAACAACCGCAACCCCTTCATCCTCAACAAACTGATTGACAACAGCCTCAGGGGAGTTTAGCCCATATTTTTGCCCAGCAGGTTCTTGATACTTGGGATTTGTATATTGTGATGTTTTCTCAGCAGCTTGCACTCTTACACTACATGACCTGTCTTCTTGCAATGACTACAGAAATCGGGTAGATTCTCATACTCAATATCAAAGAAGAAGTCGAATCATTCTCTTTCCACCAACACATTATGGTTCAGAGGCATTGCTAAATCCATATCAACAAGCAGTCTTAGAAAATGACTAAAAGTTCTGTCCACCTTTGGTTTGGAAGATGCAGAACCAATGTAGACAGAGGTCCCTACACATCTTgcgatagaaaataaaatatggagTCTCCAATACTCCCGAGAAACCCCTAAAAATCGCATCCAaactagggatgtcaacgggACAGGGAATGCTCGGAGGATGCTTCCCTACTTCCCGCCCACCCCTAATTTATTCCCCATCACCATCCCTAATCTACGCCACGGGGGGATATTtccccccatccccatccccacggagATCTAATCTCTAGAAAATTTCTAtactttttgatcaaaactatgacactagtatttcgTTATTACCATATATTTGAAGAGTAATTACCATAAACACAATGAACAAAaagagttgttgttgtgatgatggAGAGAATAGAGAAGATGATAAATGAAGAAGGCAAAGATAATTGAGAAAAGGAAATAAGGAGACGGTGTGTACATTCTATGTATTGGGTGCACTTTTTAGAGTTAGGTAATTGGGTAGTGAAACAATACATTATAAAAtaacacataaaaataaaatgttacacCAATGACTCTTCATTAGTTtattacattaatattttttatgtaaaattttataattatatattatgtaatatacaaaatataaaagttaaataatatggtcggagtcggggaatccacggggcGGAGGGTATTTTCCCAATCCCCTCCCCAAAGTGTCATCGGGGAAACTTTTCCCTACATCCTCGTCCCCATAGGGAAAAAAATATCCAACTTCTGTGCTCCAAACAGATAATCCCCATAGGGATCTCCATTCACAGATGCAAATTGACATCCCTAATCCAAACTTGAGCAGAAGTTTTGTTTTGTAATGCTGGGTTAAAACCTCTTGTCCAAGACAAGAGCTTCAAAGATTTAAGGTTTAGATTGATTGATCCTCAAGCCCTAAATCTACGTATATCCTCAGTAATTGAGAACGTGAATTCATAGTAGCATTTCCCCAAAGACTGAACTACCCCATTTTTCACCCCAGACAACACAAGATTAAGCTTCTTTCGCAACACAACAACCGTAAGCGGTGTGGATCCTTTTGGCCATAACATTCTACCATGAAATTATTCTTACATTCATCAAATCCAACTTTGTATTCATCCTCAAGGATGATGATTAGGGGTGTAATTGGATCGATTTGGACCGATTTTTGGTAAAAAAAGGTCCGAACTAATGATATTtccatcggtttggtttggttcgattttgaacattttttaaaaatggaaCCGAATCAAACTAGTCGATTTGGTTCGGTTCAGTTTGGTTGATCGGTTtacaatgtttattttttaaaacattatattcatccatatattctccattatcgtgttttttggtgtattttatactattattttttaaaatattatattcatctgtatattctccattatcgtgttttttggtatattttatactattattttttaaaataataaatttcatgttatttatttcatgctatatttgttcaaacaaattacaagttgctcTTAATCCATACGAAATAGTGACATGATTTCCattgcatcatgaaataagttcactatcaaatataaaGGTTAACACTTAGCATCAGAAAATTGGAAAGGGATTTCAAAGCTTAACATATAGAATATAACAAAATGCATAttcattaacatgtttcacacctcaaacacgcatcaaaactattttgtaacaaaacCTGAATGaattttgatgaagaaaaagaagaagaaaaaggtacgaaatatatgaaaattaacaaagagaACTTGAACACGAAGAAGACGACAATAACATATCAGAATGACGATAGTGAAAGGAAAAATAGTTGTGGGCAGCAAGAGCAGTAGTTCTGTGAAAGCATATTTTTTGCGACTTATGATTTCTACTTTCTATGCTTTAGAGTTTGGTTATAGATGTGTGTTTTGCTTAAATGAAGgaagtgtaaacaaagatggataatggttggaccgataaaaaatttaagtttattgatgggtagaataaaatatttagatcatcaTTATTTCCATTGGTTTGGTTCATCGGTTTGGCGGTTCCTAAAAATTAAAACCTAGAATCGAACCAAACCACATTGGTTTTTAgtgggttggttcggtttttgaaCCAAACCAATAATAATCGACCTAATTTtggattggtttggtttggattgtcggtttaattggatttttttatCCGCTTACACCCCTAATATTGATAGAGGGTCTGTccgcttttgatattattaaaaaaaactaaatattaatgaaaaatgtttttttaaatacaattttaattgcAGATTATAATTGTGTTTTATGTGATGATGAGTTAGAGTCTCCCGCCCACCTTTTCTTCTTGTGTTGTAAGGCGGATGAAGTTTGGAAGGAAATGGCTATTTGGATTGGTTTATCTAATTATAATAAAGTTGATTTTAAGGAGAGTTTTTGGATTTGGAGATCCTTTTGTAGATCTAATAAAGTTAGTAAAGGAAAGGTGGGGTGTGTGTGGTTGGCTATTTTATGGAGTATTTGGCTTTATAGGAATGAAGCTATTTTCAAGAATTTTGTGTGGAACTCCCGTGACGTGGTTTGGAGTTGTAAGGCTCTCATTTGGCGGTGGTCTTTTATTGGGAATATTCCCCataccaattgtaatttttatgagtttgacaaaaaccctttgttttacTTAAGATAGATTTCAATTGGTGGGTAATTTCCCCCCGGGGTTTTTTCCCCTCTTTTTGTAATCTTGTTCTGTGAACATTTGTTCTCTTCAATataacttgcttacaaaaaaaaaaaattgc
Encoded proteins:
- the LOC131657795 gene encoding G2/mitotic-specific cyclin C13-1-like; the protein is MESGGSMKRTTSNESPFTPLDPKRPRVVSDEIPDVPPAFRPITPDVPPGFRPITPDVPPGFLPIQISNLDEPVCNRRTNAKRDNQHIDEPYVSDISEYLRMMEIEEKRKPAIDYIERVQRCMMTTNMREKLVDWLVEVADVYKLLPETLHLAVSYIDRFLSIQSLNTSKLQLLGISAMLIASKYEEVNPTRAVQFCQITTYELHEVLEMEARILKSLNYEMGNPNVITFLRTFAVIACENQTTSHSQFKYLCNYLADLSLLDYECLQFKPSTLAASVIFLAKFIIRPRVNPWTLSLHESLGYGSDDLEDCATILHDLYLSRRAASLKTVRDKYKRSKYKCVANLSSPPELPESYFEDVHAFYQCNGGANITTDDEWD